From a region of the bacterium genome:
- a CDS encoding FAD-dependent oxidoreductase, with amino-acid sequence MAQTTKLSADVAVVGGGLAGVCAAIAAARHGAQTILVQDRPVLGGNTSSEIQVHATGADCSGGRPHAREGGILEEMRLTEAVRNPQRCGQVWDLVLWEWVTREPKLTLLLNTICTGATVGDGVIKSITAERQSTEDVFEIAARVYIDCSGDGRLAAEAGAGFMMGREGQQEFGEPDAEGPDGKTMGCSLMFVARDMGVPVPFTAPPWAIPFSDETLPHRGHMELSHGHWWIEYGGELDVVKDYEAIRDHLLACLMGLWDHVKNGGRHGAENWALTWFSFVPGKRESRRIIGEHILTEVDLLELRQFPDAVAHGGWSIDTHPPAGIHSPEPPCKFVGTPDVYGIPLRSLISRDRGNLMMAGRCHSATHMAMASTRVAATGAAMGQAAGTAAALAARHGCLPLAVAEQHIGELQQTLLRDDHFIPNVVNEDPADLARQATITASSAAPDGAPEKVADGVTRLRDGDIHQWVSAEGQPLPQWLQLEWSAPVTVGELQFVFDSGFARPLTLTQSDGFNSRIVRGPQPETVRDYVIEARQGGQWVEIARAYDNFQRKVVHQFEAREVEAVRLVVSRTQGDPQARVYEVRAYG; translated from the coding sequence ATGGCCCAGACGACCAAGCTCAGCGCGGATGTGGCGGTGGTGGGTGGGGGGCTGGCCGGCGTATGCGCCGCCATCGCCGCCGCCCGGCACGGCGCGCAGACCATACTCGTCCAGGACCGCCCGGTCCTGGGCGGCAACACCTCCTCGGAGATCCAGGTACACGCCACCGGGGCGGATTGCTCCGGTGGCCGTCCGCATGCCCGCGAGGGCGGCATCCTCGAGGAGATGCGCCTGACCGAAGCGGTGCGCAACCCGCAGCGGTGCGGACAGGTGTGGGACCTGGTGCTGTGGGAGTGGGTCACCCGCGAGCCGAAGCTGACGCTGCTGCTGAACACGATCTGCACGGGGGCCACCGTGGGCGACGGGGTCATCAAGTCCATTACCGCCGAGCGGCAGAGCACCGAGGACGTATTCGAGATCGCAGCTCGGGTCTACATAGACTGCAGCGGTGACGGACGCCTGGCGGCCGAGGCCGGGGCGGGGTTCATGATGGGGCGCGAGGGCCAGCAGGAGTTCGGCGAGCCCGATGCCGAGGGGCCCGACGGCAAGACCATGGGCTGCAGCCTGATGTTCGTCGCCAGGGACATGGGCGTGCCGGTGCCCTTCACGGCGCCGCCGTGGGCGATCCCGTTCAGCGACGAGACGCTGCCCCACCGCGGCCACATGGAGCTGTCGCACGGGCACTGGTGGATCGAGTACGGGGGCGAGCTGGATGTCGTCAAGGACTACGAGGCGATCCGCGACCACCTGCTGGCATGTCTGATGGGCCTGTGGGACCATGTGAAGAACGGCGGGCGACACGGGGCCGAGAACTGGGCGCTGACCTGGTTCTCGTTCGTCCCCGGCAAGCGAGAGAGCCGGCGTATCATCGGCGAGCACATCCTGACCGAGGTGGACCTGCTGGAGCTGCGGCAGTTCCCCGATGCCGTGGCGCACGGTGGCTGGTCCATTGACACTCATCCGCCGGCCGGCATCCATTCCCCCGAGCCGCCCTGCAAGTTTGTGGGCACGCCCGACGTGTACGGCATTCCGCTGCGCTCGCTGATCTCGCGGGACCGGGGCAACCTGATGATGGCGGGGCGCTGCCATTCGGCGACCCACATGGCGATGGCCTCGACGCGCGTGGCGGCCACCGGGGCAGCGATGGGGCAGGCCGCGGGCACGGCGGCAGCGCTGGCGGCGCGGCATGGCTGCCTGCCGCTGGCCGTGGCCGAGCAGCACATCGGGGAGCTGCAGCAGACGCTGCTGCGCGATGACCACTTCATCCCGAACGTGGTGAACGAGGACCCGGCGGACCTGGCGCGGCAGGCGACCATCACCGCGAGCAGCGCGGCGCCCGACGGCGCGCCGGAGAAGGTGGCCGACGGCGTGACGCGGCTACGCGACGGCGACATCCACCAGTGGGTGTCGGCCGAGGGCCAGCCGCTGCCGCAGTGGCTGCAGCTTGAGTGGAGCGCGCCGGTGACGGTGGGCGAGCTGCAGTTCGTCTTCGACAGCGGCTTCGCGCGGCCGCTGACGCTCACGCAGAGCGACGGCTTCAACTCACGCATCGTGCGCGGCCCGCAGCCGGAGACCGTGCGGGACTACGTGATCGAGGCGCGGCAGGGCGGGCAGTGGGTGGAGATCGCGCGGGCCTACGACAACTTCCAGCGCAAGGTGGTGCACCAGTTCGAGGCGCGGGAGGTGGAGGCGGTGCGACTGGTGGTGAGCCGCACACAGGGCGACCCGCAGGCGCGGGTGTATGAGGTCAGGGCGTACGGGTAG
- a CDS encoding ABC transporter ATP-binding protein, which translates to MGDVTVDALRGVTLTLPAGRFVVLVGPSGSGKTTLLNLAGGLDTPTRGELSVFGRRLSGLDEEQLTSYRRETVGFVFQMFNLVPTLTALENVRLVGQLVAHDELSRKLLAEVGLADRADQLPSQLSGGEQQRVAIARALVKEPRLMLADEPTGSLDFETGRDILALLWEETRRRDMTVLMVTHNPAFARVADLVVRLRSGEVVEVGAGEAVHPRELS; encoded by the coding sequence ATGGGCGATGTCACCGTGGATGCGCTACGGGGTGTGACCCTCACGCTGCCGGCGGGCCGCTTCGTGGTGCTGGTGGGTCCGAGCGGCTCGGGCAAGACGACGCTGCTCAACCTCGCCGGAGGACTCGACACACCCACGCGCGGCGAGTTGAGCGTCTTCGGCCGGCGACTGTCGGGCCTGGACGAGGAGCAACTGACGTCCTACCGCCGCGAGACGGTCGGCTTTGTCTTCCAGATGTTCAACCTCGTGCCGACACTGACCGCGCTGGAGAACGTGCGGCTGGTCGGGCAGTTGGTTGCGCACGACGAGCTGAGCCGCAAGCTGCTGGCCGAGGTCGGTCTGGCCGACCGCGCCGACCAGTTGCCCTCCCAGCTCAGCGGCGGCGAGCAGCAGCGGGTGGCCATCGCCCGCGCGCTGGTCAAGGAGCCGCGGCTGATGCTGGCTGACGAGCCCACCGGCTCGCTGGACTTCGAGACCGGCCGCGACATTCTCGCACTGCTGTGGGAGGAGACGCGGCGGCGCGACATGACCGTGCTCATGGTCACGCACAATCCCGCCTTCGCGCGCGTGGCGGACCTCGTCGTCCGGCTGCGCAGCGGCGAAGTGGTGGAGGTGGGAGCGGGTGAGGCGGTCCATCCGCGTGAGCTGTCTTGA
- a CDS encoding efflux RND transporter periplasmic adaptor subunit — protein MIRWAGRYRYLLLALALAMAWLVVSALRGHVPRVEVARAETGSLSLPLAASGLVEARAADLGFKRTGRLVDVYVEEGNRVERGQLLARILPAAAFGVTGGDLGDVIQAPYDGAVVVIYRRAGAVVNPGEAVLRVVETGAAWVTVFAEPEDAARLRRGQRLTCRAGGYLSQPFAMTVSEIGREAVPRPDLPASSRQVRVRCDPVEASFPLPPGAEVDVDGEILLLARGLLIPTNAVVHEGGEEAVWVVQADDTVQRRAVTIGPNNFDRIAIAGGLQSGETVVVTGKENLRAGQRVRPQAMASSEARP, from the coding sequence ATGATCCGCTGGGCTGGGCGCTATCGTTACCTGCTGCTGGCGCTGGCGCTCGCCATGGCGTGGCTGGTCGTCAGCGCGCTGCGCGGGCACGTGCCGCGGGTGGAGGTGGCCCGAGCCGAGACCGGGAGCCTGTCGCTGCCGCTGGCCGCTTCGGGGCTGGTTGAGGCGCGTGCTGCTGACCTGGGCTTCAAGCGTACGGGCCGGCTGGTGGATGTGTACGTCGAGGAGGGCAACCGCGTGGAGCGGGGCCAACTGCTGGCCCGCATCCTCCCCGCAGCCGCCTTTGGTGTGACGGGCGGCGACCTGGGCGATGTCATCCAGGCGCCCTACGACGGGGCTGTCGTGGTCATCTACCGCCGGGCCGGCGCGGTGGTGAACCCGGGCGAGGCGGTGCTACGGGTCGTCGAGACGGGCGCGGCGTGGGTCACGGTGTTCGCCGAGCCCGAGGACGCCGCCCGCCTGCGGCGCGGTCAGCGTCTCACCTGCCGGGCCGGCGGCTACCTGAGCCAGCCCTTTGCCATGACGGTCAGTGAGATCGGCCGCGAGGCCGTGCCGCGGCCCGACCTGCCCGCCTCCTCGCGACAAGTGCGTGTGCGCTGCGACCCCGTCGAGGCCTCCTTCCCCCTCCCGCCCGGCGCAGAAGTGGATGTAGACGGCGAGATCCTCTTGCTCGCTCGCGGGCTGCTGATCCCCACCAATGCGGTCGTCCATGAGGGTGGCGAGGAGGCCGTGTGGGTCGTGCAGGCCGACGACACCGTGCAGCGCCGCGCGGTGACGATTGGCCCCAACAACTTCGACCGCATCGCCATCGCCGGTGGGCTGCAGTCGGGCGAGACGGTCGTGGTCACGGGCAAGGAGAACCTGCGCGCCGGGCAGCGCGTGCGGCCCCAGGCCATGGCCTCGTCGGAGGCGCGCCCGTGA
- a CDS encoding ABC transporter permease — translation MRRSIRVSCLDRRGRLLLSRLRGGPPMLWRKLWVDTLLLVRQAVSLTLLVALGIFLYVGLYQSYQNLTVVYGRIYGATHFADASVLFDSGPASLVSRARTIPHVRQALGRLVKDGAIIQRGRERQRVLGRFIATRPGQQPPINALWITSGRFIAGAGEAVLEQQFAAENGYHLGDHLKCSYLSREREFVLVGFATSPEYVYPVPSRHEMFVARGTFGVAFIDEEQARAWFGVGREINQIHCLTDPGHAGEVAAKLEGMVHAYGVDTAYTQDQQPSKRLLDLDQKGFATLSVFFPVLFLIAAALSLYGALSRIVRLQVTVIGTLRACGFSRREIGLQYLLQGGLVTVFGAIPGVILGHVLSVYLNRMYVHQLHLPTASAQPHWDTIGTALVLALLTGLAAAYLPARLAARLPPAIAMRGETDTGTRLAAQRALVRWTRFFAIIYRIPIRGVFRRASRTIFAVAGIAGGVSILLTTFGSYVSTMDAIDEYLTGTRHYQVDLQFTSPRGSAIAAAAAARRGGRACAPVVSLPVRISSNRASRELVLTGLQRGQSLLRPRTVGGRPLHLAPGTIWIPRRLARGLQVETGDVVRVEWVQSGRRRRLETAMRIAGLLDVAMGNSGYGEYWDVRRSLADRAWPQSGYGAHFDCAPEAVEPFRRLFERSNEVALVSTLPDARREINQQMALMYIFLGVLLSFGTLLAGSAIHSVASVSLLERTRELASLRSLGFSARTTAWLAGIELLALAVLGLLLGLPLGSALNRFFAASYNTDNMEFRAFLPPWVHLTTLAIVLGLVFVSTWLGMRRLRRMDLAQATKARE, via the coding sequence GTGAGGCGGTCCATCCGCGTGAGCTGTCTTGATCGCCGCGGCCGGCTGCTGCTGTCCCGCCTCCGGGGCGGCCCACCCATGCTCTGGCGCAAGCTCTGGGTGGATACGCTCCTGCTGGTGCGCCAGGCTGTCTCCCTGACCCTCCTCGTCGCCCTGGGCATCTTCCTGTACGTCGGCCTCTACCAGTCCTACCAGAACCTCACCGTCGTCTATGGCCGCATCTACGGCGCGACGCACTTCGCGGACGCCTCGGTGCTGTTTGACTCGGGGCCGGCCAGCCTCGTGTCCAGGGCCCGGACGATCCCGCACGTGCGCCAGGCCCTCGGCCGCCTCGTCAAGGACGGGGCCATCATCCAGCGAGGCCGCGAGCGCCAGCGCGTGCTCGGCCGCTTCATCGCGACCCGGCCGGGACAGCAGCCGCCGATCAACGCGCTGTGGATCACCTCCGGCCGCTTCATCGCCGGCGCCGGCGAGGCTGTGCTCGAGCAGCAGTTTGCCGCCGAGAACGGCTACCACCTCGGCGACCACCTGAAGTGCTCGTACCTCAGTCGCGAGCGCGAGTTCGTCCTGGTGGGCTTCGCCACCAGCCCCGAGTACGTCTATCCGGTGCCCTCGCGGCACGAGATGTTCGTGGCTCGCGGGACCTTCGGGGTCGCCTTCATTGACGAGGAGCAGGCGCGGGCGTGGTTCGGCGTGGGGCGCGAGATCAACCAGATCCACTGCCTCACCGACCCCGGCCACGCCGGCGAAGTCGCCGCCAAGTTGGAGGGCATGGTTCACGCCTACGGGGTGGACACGGCATATACGCAGGATCAGCAGCCCAGCAAGCGCCTGCTGGACCTGGACCAGAAGGGCTTTGCCACTCTCAGCGTCTTCTTCCCGGTCCTCTTCCTCATCGCTGCCGCCCTGTCGCTGTACGGGGCGCTGTCGCGGATCGTGCGGCTGCAGGTGACAGTGATCGGCACGCTGCGGGCCTGTGGGTTCAGTCGCCGCGAGATCGGCCTGCAGTACCTCCTGCAGGGCGGGCTTGTGACCGTGTTCGGAGCCATCCCGGGCGTCATCCTCGGGCATGTGCTGTCGGTGTACCTCAACCGCATGTACGTCCACCAACTGCACCTGCCGACCGCCTCGGCCCAGCCGCACTGGGACACCATTGGCACGGCGCTGGTGCTGGCGCTGCTCACGGGGCTGGCGGCGGCGTACCTGCCGGCGCGGCTGGCCGCCAGGCTCCCGCCGGCCATCGCCATGCGCGGGGAGACCGACACCGGTACGCGACTGGCAGCGCAGCGTGCGCTCGTCCGCTGGACACGCTTCTTCGCCATCATCTACCGCATCCCGATACGAGGTGTCTTCCGCCGCGCTTCGCGGACGATCTTCGCCGTAGCCGGCATCGCCGGGGGCGTGAGCATCTTGCTGACGACCTTCGGCTCATACGTCTCGACCATGGACGCCATTGACGAGTATCTCACCGGCACTCGTCACTACCAGGTGGACCTGCAGTTCACGAGCCCTCGGGGCAGTGCCATCGCCGCGGCGGCGGCGGCCCGGCGCGGCGGCCGGGCGTGTGCGCCGGTGGTCAGCCTCCCGGTGCGGATCAGCAGCAACCGGGCCTCGCGCGAGCTGGTGCTGACCGGCCTGCAGCGCGGCCAGTCGCTCTTGCGCCCCCGGACCGTCGGCGGCCGGCCTCTGCACCTGGCCCCGGGCACGATCTGGATCCCTCGCCGTCTGGCGAGGGGGTTGCAGGTGGAGACCGGGGACGTCGTCCGGGTCGAGTGGGTCCAATCGGGCCGACGGCGGCGCCTGGAGACAGCGATGCGCATCGCCGGTCTGCTCGACGTGGCGATGGGCAACAGCGGCTACGGCGAGTACTGGGACGTGCGCCGCTCGCTGGCCGACCGGGCGTGGCCGCAGAGCGGCTACGGCGCGCACTTCGACTGCGCCCCGGAGGCGGTCGAGCCCTTCCGCCGGCTCTTCGAGCGGTCCAACGAGGTCGCTCTGGTCTCGACCCTCCCCGATGCCCGCCGTGAGATCAACCAGCAGATGGCGCTGATGTACATCTTCCTGGGCGTCCTGCTCAGCTTCGGCACGCTGCTGGCCGGTTCGGCCATCCACAGCGTGGCCTCCGTGTCACTGCTGGAGCGCACGCGCGAGCTGGCCAGTCTGCGCAGCCTCGGCTTCTCGGCCCGCACCACTGCCTGGCTGGCGGGGATCGAGTTGCTTGCCCTGGCGGTGCTGGGGCTTCTGTTGGGCCTGCCACTGGGTAGCGCCCTCAACCGCTTCTTCGCCGCTTCGTACAACACCGACAATATGGAGTTCCGTGCCTTCTTGCCTCCGTGGGTCCATCTCACCACGCTGGCCATCGTCCTGGGGCTCGTCTTCGTGTCCACCTGGCTGGGCATGAGGCGCCTGCGCCGCATGGACCTGGCGCAGGCGACGAAGGCCCGTGAGTAG
- a CDS encoding ZIP family metal transporter: MLDAIIYGAVSGLSLLVGACLGLRLRISRRATAMFMAFGSGVLVCAVTFVLMEEAFQAGGFDAALSGFGLGGLVFLVGDYFLHRAGARNHRAKQYLAETADATGSVITLGAILDGVPESVALGVSLSNGHGTGLLMAGAIFLSNLPEAISSVPGLLQEGHSRKWVYGIWSATSLLLTVIVVASYAFLSTLSPEAEGIIKGFAAGSILSMLANSMIPEAYHEGGFLITPMTILGFAVAFVLAKLGPGV; encoded by the coding sequence ATGCTCGATGCAATCATCTATGGTGCGGTCTCCGGTCTCTCCCTGTTGGTGGGAGCGTGCCTGGGGCTCAGGCTCCGCATCTCCCGTCGCGCCACGGCGATGTTCATGGCCTTCGGTTCGGGGGTCCTCGTCTGCGCCGTCACCTTCGTGCTGATGGAGGAGGCCTTCCAGGCCGGCGGATTCGATGCTGCTCTGTCCGGCTTCGGCCTCGGCGGGCTGGTCTTCCTGGTCGGCGACTACTTCCTGCACCGCGCCGGCGCCCGCAACCACCGGGCCAAGCAGTACCTGGCTGAGACGGCCGACGCGACCGGCTCGGTCATCACGCTGGGCGCCATCCTCGATGGCGTCCCCGAGTCGGTCGCCCTGGGTGTCAGCCTCTCCAACGGCCACGGCACCGGCCTGCTGATGGCCGGGGCGATCTTCCTGTCCAACCTGCCGGAAGCGATCTCCTCGGTGCCGGGGCTGCTCCAGGAAGGTCACAGCCGCAAGTGGGTCTACGGCATCTGGTCGGCGACCAGCCTGTTGCTCACCGTGATCGTGGTCGCGTCGTACGCCTTCCTGAGCACCCTCTCGCCCGAGGCCGAGGGGATCATCAAGGGCTTCGCCGCCGGCTCGATCCTCTCGATGCTGGCCAACAGCATGATCCCGGAGGCCTACCACGAGGGCGGCTTCCTCATCACCCCGATGACGATCCTCGGCTTCGCCGTCGCCTTCGTCCTGGCCAAGCTAGGCCCTGGCGTGTAG
- a CDS encoding BNR-4 repeat-containing protein, whose amino-acid sequence MRRSLLWAGLLSLSCGLALAQPTTTPAMAFEAPGLWHSAAPELFSEFKEEEIWAVRHLPLAKLDAGVQIVTDRVKQGAAAGRWADHPRFPTISTADIPHDWSACKSLSFWAYSDVATGELVTLAARSDSPQTPWLDYYLYTFAVDWTGWRKLTVSLSDFTTYEQPTGWRQVDALCFFTKILDRQPNPYTALTLDDLRLSAEAVRSDPAPWVAPPPPAGKLATHGQAPAFDPTVLNHPYPELRTEARAPVQVLPYFQAERALFGYYPRYHPGFVSFDPRGKPVLQYGCGLLETLGPDGKWQVRDLLTEVIEPYAREQMGYKALEPTDNGSGNETAVRWDRDGGTYVLANISERNNNWKTRKALLLYSPDGMKTWQTYLLPEYVVRFEKFVGHNPDCLNRPPLILLSHYLSPTKIYLLAPEKRPDGTLALPEPVLLAEDGVTLAPHSGESNQALTHGDTIFLIYGRLTILPGHTKEDGVPSYARTYNLKTKQLSEPVLVGFGGRNAEDGHNWPGFVADSRGVLHVVINGHHDPFVYTHSLQPWDITAWSAPEKVAAGTSYAGLVCDDQDTLYTVTRHSDPGYYFKLSLHRKPAGQPWQAPQPLVIPYKPYYHVYYHKLTLDPVRQRLFLCYWAQTASLCIYRDEFYAARYMWPDREKSFLTGNPNLPLGSFLKKPAKYEFYTAPPSELTIMVSDNRGASWRLATTEDFH is encoded by the coding sequence ATGCGACGATCTCTCCTATGGGCCGGCCTCCTCAGCCTGTCGTGCGGTCTGGCCCTGGCCCAGCCGACCACCACCCCCGCGATGGCCTTCGAGGCCCCCGGCCTGTGGCATAGCGCCGCGCCCGAGCTGTTCTCGGAGTTCAAGGAGGAGGAGATCTGGGCAGTGCGCCACTTGCCTCTGGCGAAGCTGGACGCGGGCGTGCAGATTGTCACCGACCGCGTCAAGCAGGGCGCCGCCGCCGGCCGCTGGGCCGACCACCCGCGCTTTCCCACCATCAGCACCGCGGATATCCCGCACGACTGGAGCGCCTGCAAGTCACTCAGCTTCTGGGCCTACTCCGACGTGGCAACCGGCGAACTCGTCACCCTCGCGGCCCGCTCCGACAGCCCGCAGACGCCGTGGCTCGACTACTACCTCTACACCTTCGCCGTGGACTGGACCGGCTGGCGCAAGCTGACAGTGAGCCTGTCGGACTTCACCACCTACGAACAGCCCACCGGGTGGCGGCAGGTGGACGCCCTCTGCTTTTTCACCAAGATCCTCGACCGCCAGCCCAACCCGTACACCGCGCTGACGCTGGATGACCTGCGCCTGAGCGCCGAGGCGGTCCGGTCCGATCCCGCGCCGTGGGTGGCGCCGCCCCCGCCGGCCGGGAAGCTCGCGACTCACGGTCAGGCCCCCGCCTTTGACCCCACGGTCCTGAACCACCCATACCCCGAACTGCGTACGGAGGCCAGGGCCCCGGTCCAGGTGCTGCCCTACTTCCAGGCCGAGCGGGCCCTCTTCGGCTACTACCCGCGCTACCACCCCGGCTTCGTCAGCTTCGACCCGCGGGGCAAGCCGGTACTGCAGTATGGCTGCGGCCTGCTCGAGACCCTCGGCCCGGACGGCAAGTGGCAGGTGCGCGACCTGCTGACCGAAGTCATCGAGCCCTACGCGCGGGAGCAGATGGGCTACAAGGCGCTTGAGCCCACCGACAACGGCTCGGGCAATGAGACGGCCGTCCGCTGGGACAGAGACGGCGGGACCTACGTGCTGGCCAACATCAGCGAGCGGAACAACAACTGGAAGACCCGCAAGGCGCTGCTCCTCTACTCGCCCGACGGCATGAAGACCTGGCAGACCTACCTGCTGCCTGAGTACGTGGTGCGCTTCGAGAAGTTCGTGGGCCACAACCCCGATTGCCTCAACCGCCCGCCGCTCATCCTGCTGAGCCACTACCTGTCGCCGACCAAGATCTACCTGCTCGCCCCCGAGAAGCGCCCCGACGGCACGCTGGCCTTGCCCGAGCCGGTGCTGCTGGCCGAGGACGGCGTGACCCTGGCCCCGCACTCCGGCGAGTCAAACCAGGCGCTGACCCACGGCGACACGATCTTCCTCATCTACGGCCGCCTCACGATCCTGCCCGGCCACACGAAGGAGGACGGCGTCCCGTCGTACGCCCGCACGTACAACCTCAAGACGAAGCAGCTCTCCGAGCCGGTGTTGGTCGGCTTCGGCGGGCGGAACGCGGAGGACGGGCACAACTGGCCGGGCTTCGTGGCCGACAGCCGGGGCGTGCTCCATGTGGTCATCAACGGCCATCACGACCCGTTCGTCTACACCCATTCGCTGCAGCCGTGGGACATCACGGCCTGGAGCGCGCCGGAGAAGGTCGCTGCCGGCACGTCCTACGCCGGGCTGGTCTGCGACGACCAGGACACCCTCTACACCGTCACGCGCCATTCCGACCCGGGCTACTACTTCAAGCTGTCCCTGCACCGCAAGCCCGCGGGCCAGCCGTGGCAGGCCCCCCAGCCCCTCGTCATCCCGTACAAGCCCTACTACCATGTCTACTACCACAAGCTGACGCTCGACCCGGTCCGCCAGCGCCTGTTTCTGTGCTACTGGGCCCAGACGGCCAGCCTGTGCATCTACCGCGACGAGTTCTACGCTGCCCGGTACATGTGGCCGGACCGCGAGAAGTCCTTCCTGACCGGCAACCCCAACCTGCCCCTGGGCAGCTTCCTCAAGAAGCCGGCCAAGTACGAGTTCTACACGGCGCCGCCGAGCGAACTGACCATCATGGTCTCGGACAATCGGGGCGCCTCCTGGCGCCTGGCCACGACCGAGGACTTCCACTGA
- a CDS encoding amidohydrolase: MPNESIATWQRDPTRRGSLGPLAGSKYPLIDAHLHAVSFIQDTPDGADLIRAMDRGGVGKAVIFGLPVAKLWAEWDREAPDYYLANDAACYYYGHTDVLVARLVQSLPVEQRARLYPLICGFNPVDRFALRDVQRMLEWFPGVWAGIGELLLRHDDLTAFTYGEPARANHRALWPIYDFAAEHDLPVLIHQNVTAVSRGDHPLYLYEFEEALRDFPRTRFVLAHCGISRRVNVPFYHQMIWRLLEQFPQAIVDYSWIIFDVIICPEGKPQEPWLELTERFSDRICLGSDLVARFERLGPEMQRYDVFLDQLSEQARANICWNTAERVYGRREAERAR; this comes from the coding sequence ATGCCGAATGAGAGCATCGCCACCTGGCAGCGCGACCCCACGCGGCGCGGCTCGCTGGGGCCGCTGGCCGGCAGCAAGTACCCGCTCATAGACGCCCACCTGCACGCCGTGAGCTTCATCCAGGACACGCCGGACGGCGCCGACCTGATCCGCGCCATGGACCGCGGGGGCGTCGGCAAGGCCGTCATCTTCGGCCTCCCGGTCGCCAAGCTGTGGGCCGAGTGGGACCGTGAGGCGCCGGACTACTATCTGGCCAACGACGCCGCCTGCTACTACTATGGCCACACCGACGTGCTGGTGGCCCGGCTGGTGCAGTCGCTCCCCGTCGAGCAGCGTGCCCGCCTGTACCCGCTGATCTGCGGCTTCAACCCCGTGGACCGCTTCGCGCTGCGCGATGTGCAGCGGATGCTCGAATGGTTCCCGGGCGTCTGGGCCGGCATCGGGGAGCTGCTGCTGCGCCATGACGACCTGACCGCCTTCACCTACGGTGAGCCGGCGCGTGCCAACCACCGCGCCCTTTGGCCCATCTACGACTTCGCCGCCGAGCACGACCTCCCGGTGCTCATCCACCAGAACGTGACGGCCGTCAGCCGCGGCGACCACCCGCTCTACCTGTACGAGTTTGAGGAGGCCCTGCGCGATTTCCCGCGCACGCGTTTCGTCCTGGCCCACTGTGGCATCTCCCGCCGCGTCAACGTCCCCTTCTACCACCAGATGATCTGGCGCCTGCTGGAGCAGTTCCCGCAGGCCATCGTGGACTACTCCTGGATCATCTTCGATGTGATCATCTGCCCCGAGGGCAAGCCGCAAGAACCCTGGCTCGAGCTGACCGAGCGCTTCAGCGACCGCATCTGCCTCGGCTCCGACCTCGTCGCCCGCTTCGAGCGCCTCGGCCCGGAGATGCAGCGCTACGACGTGTTCCTGGACCAACTGAGCGAACAGGCGCGCGCGAACATCTGCTGGAACACGGCGGAGCGGGTGTATGGACGACGGGAGGCTGAGAGAGCGCGATGA